DNA from Thermococcus sp. M39:
ACAAAATGGCAAAAACTGCACTCCAAGAAATCCTCAATACCGAAAAATTCACGAAGTTTGAGAGGAAACAACTCCGAGACACGCTTTTAGAGAACTGGAATTATGCTGCCCACTACGTTGACTCCGCAATAAACCAGATGCTCGGTCTCGTGAAATCATACAAGCGAAAACTCAAGAAAGGAAAGAAAGCTCGGGAACCAAAGCTGAAGAAGAAATTCGTTTACGTGAAGTCCACACTCTTCAGGTTAAAAAGTACAACCCTCGAAATCACAATAATTCCGAGAGAATACTACCTTGTAATTGACCTTGCAGAGTACCACTACTTGCATCCCCTCCTTGAGGAAGTAAAAGAGGGAAAAGTGAAGCTTGGTGGATTATTCTTGTTTCCTGATAAGCTCGTCCTCAACTTTGTAAAAACCGTAGAATACTTCGAGCCGAGAGACTGGATGAGTGTGGATATAAACTTGACGAACGTTACTGTTCTTGCGGGATTGACTGTGTATAGGTTTGACACTCGTGAATTATACCACATTCATCGTGTTTACGAGGTGAAACGGCAGAAAATCCAGAAGATTTCAGCATGGAATAGAAGATTGAGCACAGAGCTACTGGAAAGGTACTCCGGAAGGGAGAGAAACCGAGCAAGAGATTTCTTGCACAAGTTATCTAATAAAATTGTTGAAATTGCTAGGGAAAAACAGGTGGGTATAATTCTTGAGGACTTGAATGGTATAAAGGAGAGGGTTTTGAACGGTTCAAAGAGTTTGAACAGGAAGCTCTCCAAGTGGAATGCTCGTGAATTGCAAAGGCTAATCGAGTACAAGACCAAATGGTTTGGGGTTCCAGTTGTTTACATTAATCCGAAGAATTCTTCTCGTGTTTGTCCCGTATGCGGGGGTCGGTTAATACCCCAAGAGGGGCGCCTGATGAAGTGTCTAAAATGTGGTTTGGTCGAGGATAGGGATTTTATTGCTGTGTTGAACCTTCGGATGTGGGGCTCAGGGGTTACCCCGAAAGGGTTGGAGGTTTCGAGGGCTTTAACGCCCAATGAAGGGCCAATGAAGACCAATCCCTACGGGATTATTGCAATAGAAAAACAAAGAATTGGGATGAAATTCTATGAAACTACACTAACTTCCCCGTAGGGGGAACCCCAAAACTCTTTGTTCCCATCAATCCAACTGATTTCTTTAAGGCTCTCGTTTATTTCCAATATGGACGCACTTTCAGGTATCAAAGATATTCTTCATCACCAACTTCTGGAAGTTGTTGATTTCTAACAAAATATGTGCCCAAATTTTTGATAAACTTATTCAACCCCTTACTCCTGAGACCCTCCTTTTGGAGTATTTCTCTGAGCCTAAGTGCCTTCTCGTAGAGAATTCCCATCAACCATTCAAACCGTTCTTTCTCAAGGAGGGCTTTTTGAACCTCAAGCTCAGCGAGTATTATATCAAAATTCACACCATGTTCAATAAGCCTAAGCAAATCATCAATGTCCTTTGATCTGCCGAGGGAAGTCACACCTTTGAACAGGAATATGTCTTCAAGAGAGACCAAATAAATCCTGATGGTTTTAAAATCAGTAAACTCTTCTGGAATCATTGCGCGAGTTTTCATACCTTCTGAGAGTGTTATACCTCTGAGAACTCTCCTCACAAAGACATCAAAATTAAAATCGCCCATTTGAGGGTCAAGCTTCTTGTAAACTGAGAAAGCTCCAAGCTTCGCTTTATACTCGTGCTCAACCTCCTTCACGTAAACAATATAGCGGCCTTCAATCCTTAGCTCCGGAGACGGGTTGATGAGGACTTCTTCAAGAGCCCTTAAAACATGGAGATCCTCAACCACTACGTCAACGTCAGCCGTTGCAGCTTTTATACCTCGCAGGGCAAGATTGCCGCCGCCGATAAGGTAAAGCACCAGTTCTTCAGGAATAACCTCACGAGAGGCTAGCAACGTGGCCTTCTTATCGAGTAGCGTGAACTCTTCAATCAGCCTTTCCCTTGTTATCATTTCCACAACCTCCAAAATACTGACGGTAGAGCTCCTCAACCTCCTCACGAGAGGGGAACGGGTAGGGCTTTTCCTTCCCTTTCAAGTATTCAAGGATTTCCTCTACAAGAGGAGCAATGTCGAACTTAACGGCGAGCCGTTTGAGCCTTCTGGTATTGAATCCTCTGGCCTTTAGCAAGGCTATAACGTAAAGGAGTTCCCTTGCACCGCTTTCTATGGTCAATGTGTGGACAACGACCTCCTCCAGTGTCAGCCCCTTGGATGGCCAGTAGTAATGGTAAACGCCCGGAGAAATCAGGGACATGCCATAGTCAAAGAAGCGCGAAAGTCCCGTGAGCTGGAAATTTCCGAGAGATTTGCCCTTAAACTCCGAGGTCGCGAGTATGAGCTCATCCACGCCGCTCCAGACCAAGACCGCGTCATTGCTGAATTCTCTTGCCTTTATGAAATTCTGCAGGCGAAAGTACTCATCGGCAAAGGTCTTAACAAGGGCAAAGCGCTTAACGATAAAGTAGCCTTTCTCGTTCTTTCCCACGATGAGTCTCTCCATGAGCTCATTCAGGGCACGGTGAAGGCTCGGCTTACTCAGGTTGGTCTTCAAGAGGATTTCCCAGACGGGCCTCGGCCTTTCCACTGTCATTCCAGCAATGGCCTTGAGCTTTCCACCGACGAGGATTCGGGTGAAGTCCACGTGGGGAAACTTCACGAGGAGCTCGTGGAACAGCTCAACGGGCCTGACCTTTGAAGGAGTGGCAATGAGCTTCTTTCCCTTTGTAAGCTCAACGAGGCCCTTTCTTTCGAGAGAGT
Protein-coding regions in this window:
- a CDS encoding RNA-guided endonuclease TnpB family protein → KMAKTALQEILNTEKFTKFERKQLRDTLLENWNYAAHYVDSAINQMLGLVKSYKRKLKKGKKAREPKLKKKFVYVKSTLFRLKSTTLEITIIPREYYLVIDLAEYHYLHPLLEEVKEGKVKLGGLFLFPDKLVLNFVKTVEYFEPRDWMSVDINLTNVTVLAGLTVYRFDTRELYHIHRVYEVKRQKIQKISAWNRRLSTELLERYSGRERNRARDFLHKLSNKIVEIAREKQVGIILEDLNGIKERVLNGSKSLNRKLSKWNARELQRLIEYKTKWFGVPVVYINPKNSSRVCPVCGGRLIPQEGRLMKCLKCGLVEDRDFIAVLNLRMWGSGVTPKGLEVSRALTPNEGPMKTNPYGIIAIEKQRIGMKFYETTLTSP
- a CDS encoding MarR family winged helix-turn-helix transcriptional regulator; protein product: MTLTKSELRVLAALKKPKTLKELSAELGLSRATLSVLLHSLERKGLVELTKGKKLIATPSKVRPVELFHELLVKFPHVDFTRILVGGKLKAIAGMTVERPRPVWEILLKTNLSKPSLHRALNELMERLIVGKNEKGYFIVKRFALVKTFADEYFRLQNFIKAREFSNDAVLVWSGVDELILATSEFKGKSLGNFQLTGLSRFFDYGMSLISPGVYHYYWPSKGLTLEEVVVHTLTIESGARELLYVIALLKARGFNTRRLKRLAVKFDIAPLVEEILEYLKGKEKPYPFPSREEVEELYRQYFGGCGNDNKGKAD